From a region of the Acanthochromis polyacanthus isolate Apoly-LR-REF ecotype Palm Island chromosome 3, KAUST_Apoly_ChrSc, whole genome shotgun sequence genome:
- the LOC127533217 gene encoding uncharacterized protein LOC127533217: MSDGTFTAEPSTLFEHREDLIQCFQNIQDSGDFDASTIREAGAMAMLLEHQDFKFFLELFHHIMPHVDLLYAKLQKKNIDAVHIKVSIQQFEQDMENIRNSLHSMGEQRSGCPTAKRRRALSSEDRQRVAEDICNTVLGHTKERFSFTDHLVCATLLQGDRFEEHHGSFPEEALQRTLKAYPMLNGSKLKTELGLIYSKVEFRACCGALDLFQLFMENNLEVVFSETVNLLRILITTPMTTAEAERCFSTLKRVKTFVRNIQERLNALAMLSMEKRLVCEMTDFNQKIINKFAGLKERREKFMFK, from the exons ATGTCAGATGGAACTTTCACAGCCGAGCCATCAACACTGTTTGAGCACAGAGAGgatctcattcagtgttttcagaACATACAAGACTCAGGTGACTTTGATGCCAGTACCATCAGAGAGGCAGGAGCCATGGCCATGCTGCTGGAACATCAGGACTTTAAGTTCTTTCTGGAACTTTTTCACCACATCATGCCACATGTGGACCTCCTCTATGCCAAGCTCCAGAAGAAGAACATAGATGCAGTCCACATAAAAGTGAGCATCCAGCAGTTTGAACAGGACATGGAAAACATCAG AAATTCTCTCCATTCCATGGGTGAGCAAAGAAGTGGCTGTCCGACAGCAAAGAGGCGTCGGGCACTCAGTTCAGAGGATCGTCAAAGGGTTGCAGAAGAC ATCTGCAACACCGTTCTGGGACACACCAAGGAGCGCTTCTCCTTCACCGACCATCTCGTCTGTGCAACCTTGTTGCAGGGGGACAGGTTTGAAGAACATCACGGGTCATTTCCTGAAGAGGCACTGCAACGCACTTTGAAGGCCTACCCGATGCTGAATGGAAGCAAGCTGAAGACAGAACTCGGTCTCATCTACAGCAAAGTAGAGTTCAGAGCCTGCTGTGGTGCACTTGACCTATTCCAGCTGTTTATGGAGAACAATCTTGAAGTCGTCTTTTCAGAAACTGTCAATCTTTTAAGGATCCTGATCACCACACCCATGACCACAGCTGAAGCAGAGAGGTGTTTCTCAaccttgaaaagagtgaaaacttTTGTCAGAAACATCCAGGAAAGGCTGAATGCCTTGGCCATGCTCTCCATGGAAAAGAGACTtgtttgtgaaatgacagatttcaatCAGAAAATCATTAATAAATTTGCTGGcctgaaggagaggagagaaaaattTATGTTCaagtaa